The following nucleotide sequence is from Triticum dicoccoides isolate Atlit2015 ecotype Zavitan chromosome 7B, WEW_v2.0, whole genome shotgun sequence.
ACCTTATAGACTACATTGCATAGACTAATAGGACGGAACTGTGTAATGGCCTTCGACGAGAGCCATCGTTGTGTTGATGTTCTGCTCGCGTGCTCGGATAGGCTGAGGGAGCTGATTGCTTTTTTGGTTTTCATCTAAGGGTGTTCCTTCAAATTACAGGGACTCGTTTGTAAATCTAGATAAATACATCATCTAACGCCGTCTCGGCCGAACCGTTACGCCACGTCGGCAAAAtctggacccacctgtcataaacaTACTTAAAGCGCTCTAATCCGCCAatcagtgttatttgcaaaaagattacgcTAGACATGGTGTTTTCTGCCAAAAAAATGTATAGTAGTGTTTTCTGCAAATCTAGCCTTCAATGTGATGGTTTCTTGCAATTTACTCGACAAACATACCTGTTGACGGTCAGCTATGAGGTCTAGACTAGTGGTAACATCTGAGAAGCGTTCAAGGAGCAAGGAAGCATCCTTTTCGTCCCTAATACAAGAGTGAGCACTGTCTTCAAGCTTGATAGATGCTGTTAGCAAGGACGGCGTGCTCTCAAACGCGGGAACCATGCCACGTTCCGCGGCCAGCTCCAGGTAGACCAGGCTTGGCACAGAGATGACGACCTGTTTCCTGTCGTCATTGCGACGAAAATCACAGTCCGTGATGCTCAGGCATCGCACAGACGGTGACTATATATCGTAGCTGAGTACGGTTAAGAAGGAGCAACGGCTCATCTTTAAGGTCTCGAGGTTTGGGCAGCTAGAGAAATCCAGAGGGCATTTGTCCGAGaacaggacaccatcgaaatccaacGTCGTGAGATGAGGGGAGGAGACGGGAGTGGCAAGTTTGACACTCCGCAAAACCTCATGTTTGGCATCGTGGTTATCGGTGTCATGGTCGCTGAGCCGGAGCAGCCGAGCGTGGCACGACAAGGCGTACCGGACCCAGAGGTCGGTGTACCGCTcccgctcctcgtcgtcgtcgtcttggGACGACTCGCCGTAGTCCTCGTACTTGAGGTAGGTAGGCCACGATCTCGCACGCGTGGAGAGTCGTCCGCTCGCGGAGGACGATGAGGTGGTTGACGAAGCCGTTGAGGTGGCGGGCGCTCTCGAAGGCGCTGACACCGGTGATCCGCAGGGCGCAGGGCCGGCACGGACTTCCACTGGTGGCGCCAGCGGCGGGCGAGTACGCTGGTGCGCACGGCGTCGCGCGACGGCAGGAAGGACAGCACGTGCTGGAGGAGATGGTCCTGGAGACCTCCTAGGTGGTCCGCACCGCGGACACGGGACGCAGccctcccccctggccgccgccgacGCATCCCGTCGAGCAGGTGGCCCGCCAGGCACAGGAGATGGTGGATCAGCGAGATCGCGACGGCGACTAATCTCGCCGCATGACTACGCGAGGACGACGACGCGACAAGCACGGTTCCGTCCAGGTTTTCACATCTCGAGTGGGCCGAGGTTGGAGACCTAAGCCCACCAAGTGATTCCTTCGCAGCAGAAGTTCTCTCCCCTTTTGCTTAAAAAAAAGGTTTTCTCCCCACTCCTCCGCATACATCATACTCTGATCGCCAATTTCACCCCCCNNNNNNNNNNNNNNNNNNNNNNNNNNNNNNNNNNNNNNNNNNNNNNNNNNNNNNNNNNNNNNNNNNNNNNNNNNNNNNNNNNNNNNNNNNNNNNNNNNNNNNNNNNNNNNNNNNNNNNNNNNNNNNNNNNNNNNNNNNNNNNNNNNNNNNNNNNNNNNNNNNNNNNNNNNNNNNNNNNNNNNNNNNNNNNNNNNNNNNNNNNNNNNNNNNNNNNNNNNNNNNNNNNNNNNNNNNNNNNNNNNNNNNNNNNNNNNNNNNNNNNNNNNNNNNNNNNNNNNNNNNNNNNNNNNNNNNNNNNNNNNNNNNNNNNNNNNNNNTTAGGCCTTGTTTGGGTCACCGTTTCTCTTGTAAATACCCTTGTAAAAAATACACACATGTGCCCGTCGTTCACTTCCGGCTGAAATTTGCACAGCAGTCAGTAAGTTACATGTGTAAGTTATACACCTCCGTATTGAAATACATCCATTCCAAGCATGGCCTTAGGGAATTTGATTAGGGAATCACAGGGACACTGGGTTGTTTGTGTGATTCAGTCATCGAAAAAAAAATCCGTTTGTATGGCTGTGGGGGTGTGATTTTTGTTTGCGTCAAATCCTCGCTAATGTGACGAAACTGCAGATATCAGGGATCAGAACTATGATCTATGTGGTTTTTTGTCAGTGTATGATACATATTCAATAGCAAAGTTGAGAATGAGCTACTGTCTCACTTGCCGTATTCTTGCCAGAGTATGATATATGTTAATTTCTGGATGAGAGCAAGCTTGGTAGCGAGAGATTTCATGAGCATCTAAGCCTGGGTTCAGAAACGAATATCCACTTGGTAGTAGGTTTCTCTATTTAACGAAACTACTCTTGTTGTTTGTTAGGGTTACATACTCATGTGTTGCTTTTCTAGTTTTACTAAGTACTAGTAAATTGTACGTGCTTTGCACGTCATTTAAATACGTGTGCAAAGTTCAATTCATGGATACACGGCTTGCTCCCTTCAGACATGGTACCTTCACATGTAAGGCTTCATCAAGTTCATTATTGTAGCCATTCTGTTTTGTATATATGTTGCCTGAAAATAAGGGTTCAGTCCTGTATATAAAGGTTTACATGCTTAGTATTAATATCTCGTACTAAGCTTACTTCTTGAAAACTTCCAACTTCTCCCTGACGCGATTAGTGCACGCCTTGCAGACGCTTTGCCAGTGTGCGTACCTTACCAGTTACATGCATGAATGGATAACCTTAGGCTAGCGAAACTTTTCCTACACTGTATATAGTGATGGTTCTAGAAACCAGTGGTACGTTCACTGGTACTGTAGCTCATACTGTAGCTGCGAATCCTGCAATTTTCAGCCATCCGATTGACTCTATCAACGGCTCACATTGCTTTTTGGTTTTGAGATCCAAACATTTAAAACTTGTACACTATAGAGTAGTATAGAAATATAATAGTTGGATTTGTGACATTGTAGTAGATTTATTTTATAAGATTACCAGTCTGTTGGAAATGCCAAAAGAAACTGATGGGATCATGGTTTTAGCAAAGAAATGGGAGACCTGCTTCCATCTTTCTCAGCAAATATAAAAATCTTCTTTTTCATGGTTTGGTGATAGGACAATGCATGAGAATTCGCGTGCGTTGGCTGCACGATTTCCTCTAGGCATAGAGCAATTATCATTTCTGTATTATGCCGGTCCAAAATAATTTGCATGTTTTTTTTGTAAAGTTTGTTGTTGGCATATTATTTCTAGTTTAATCTCTCTTGTCTCAAACTGTATCAGTTAATCTTATTACACTACAGGAAACGACGTAGTTGCCGACGGCAATATCTAATTCGAGCTGAATGCCTCTTGTTTGACAAAAGAAAATGCCAATCAGGTTGCATTTGTGACCAGccatcaaactggaaactaaggaaCTTGTGATCCCCTGCCCCGAAACAGTAAAAATCGATGGCTTGAGAGGAACTGAACATTAACACACTCTTATGAAGAGGTTATTCAACCACAATTGCAATTTTTATATTTTCCCAGCACCTCAAAAATTCGGCAAAAGCTGATTTGAACTCAGCAGACAGTGTGCCTGGTTTAGCTCTCGGCTTAGGGTACTCAGCCTACACCCTTCAGGCAAAGGTCATGTTGCCGAGTACCAGTCGTCAAGTACTCGGCAAACACTCTGCAGAGATCTAAATAGGGCATTCGACAAAAGAAAAGAGACTTGACgggaggacgaagacgatgcttcCCACGTGGCACATAGCTTTGCCGAGATCCGCCCAACAAAACTCGGCGAAGCTAAGCGCACCAGAGGCCTTCACGTGTCATGATGACTTCGCCGAGGTGTGCTGAACGGCAGTAGGCTTGACGCACATATTTGTCAACCTCTAGCAGCATGGTCCTGCAGCCCAGCTGAGGCGCGTCGACCACCATCTCCACTTCATCGGCCAGCTCCATCTCCACCGCATCAGCATCCATATCCATGGCGTCGTCCAAAAGAATCGGCGCACGCCTGGTTCCCAACTCAGGCCAGGACACCTCCCCCACCGCACCAACCTCCATAGCACGAAAGTGGGAGCGTAACTTAGCCCATCGCTCTCATTGTCAGAGATCCTCAAACTCCTCGTCCATCGCCTGAATGAGGATTTCGATAGTAGGTGTCCCCTCAGGGGGTATCATCCACATCCTCTCCTTCGGCTTACCATGTGTGTACACCCTCCCTCCGGCACCATCCACCATTTCATTCACACTTGGAAACCAACTAGAAATCTCCTTCATCTTCGCCGACTTGATGGCATCGCCTCCCGCGTACTCCTCAAACATGTCCTTCCATCCCGCACTTCCGTCGGCCATCCACACTAGTTTATGTCAGAGATAATTACGGTTGCAGGAACGATTGGATCAAAAGTGAAAGAATTGGattaaagaagaggaaggaaatcgtGTTGGACCAAATAAGAGGAAGGAGACTGGTGATTTTTTAGGGGAAGGAAGGCCACGCAATCGACAACCCAATCTAATAAACGATGGAAAACGCACGGAAAAGAAAATAATGCAAGTAAAACAACTAATAACGTATGAAGAACTATGAAAGTCTCCACTCTTTATTATTAGGTACAAATTTGAAGGAAAATTGTTTACCTCCTCACATTTTGTTAATTTGACAGATACAGTGTATTACTGAGACCATCGATAGTGCGGTGTCGATGCATAGCACAAGTTGTGTTTCTCTCGGATCCAATGTGGTGCATCGCTTTGCACTGTTCACAAGGGAAGGGATACGCAGAAAGAGGTGCTAGCCCAACAGATAGTTGTTGTGTTGCGAGCAAAATACTTGTTTAATTgactaccgaaaaaggctttcaccaCACTTTATATATAAATAAAACTTGTTTTAATGACTAGGAACTAAATTATGTTCCAAAATACTTGTTTTAATGACTACCGAAAAAGGCTTTtgtcccgctttatatataaagcaaacttGTTTTAATGACAAGGAACTAAATCATCTTCTTCATCGAACCTCAAGCCTTCGACGGATTGATTTTGCACAGCACTAAGGTGAGATGGTAAGTGCAGGTCCTCATCCTTTGGTTGTTTTCTGAGTATTTTCATGGTCGCTAAGCAAGTATTTCACTTGGTGTTCAGCTACACACTCCGCATGCATGATGTAACTTGTTCGCTCAACAAGCAGAGATCATGTAGATAGAAATCAAGTCTAATAGAAAATGAGCTATCTTGCTCAAAAGGAGCTCAAAGATCATAGGAGGGGCATGAGTCTCCAAACAGAATTCTGGCCCGAGTGCTACTCCCCTAACCTTTTCCCTTTTGTTGTTTTAGTATGACATAGTCTCATTCAGACGAGTCATTTTAGTTCTTCATTTTTTTTACCGCTTGAAATAAGCGGTTAGCTATctcaaaaacaatcaacaactcaaaaaaaatAGTTGTTCAGTTTTTTCTTAAAACACCCctccatatattaattaattaaaacgTCATCACAATCGTTCATAACAGCAGGTGCCACACAGGGCAAAAAATTATTAAAAAGAAAACCATCACATCTATTATCGAAACTAAATTTAGCAATTTTAGCAATCTCATGCGCTACTGAATTGacccttctatttatttttgacaaCTTGAAGTTTCTCAGAAGCTTGATGATGCTAAGTGCTTCCTTCTTGAGGTCAATGAGCGAGGATCTGTCACAACTTTCATTTGCAACGAAAGACGCCACGAACGCACAATCAGTTTCCAAAATAATAGGCATGTTAAGAGAAATACCGATATAAAGCCCAACTAGGCATGCTCGAAGCTCCGCTTCATCCACACCAGAGCATAAACCAATGAAGTCCCAAGATGAGACAATGATATCACCCGTACAGCTCCTGGCCACCACCCCAACGCTCACGGCACTTAAACTCAccaaaaaacttgcatcgacatttATCTTGATGTAGCCAAAAGGAGGCGGCTACCACACCTCTTTGGACCTCACAACAGCATTACTTGCACCAAAACCAGCCACCACCTCTTTTCCTTTGTAATTGGTGATTACCTCATTTGTAGGCTGACACGACGAAAAGGAGTAACTTTCCAGAAACATGGCGGATCCTTTACAATTTCTTTTACTTTCTCAAAAATCAAATCATTTCTCAAGTGCCAAGTTCTTCAGTTCTTCGTTGTGTTCTTGTGAGGAAGATGTCATAGGATAACCACAAATGTGCAGCTAGTGTGGGAAACAAGTTGCTGACTAAATGTAATCACAAATGTCCCGCACAAACTAAAACCAGTTTTCAGCCCCACGGATAAAGAGAAGACATGGTATGTAATGCAGAAGAGCAGAACATGTTCCTAAAAATTAAACACAATGCAGAAGAGCAGAACATGTTCCTGAAAATTAACAGGGCGTATGACACATGAACCAAAAGTATAAAGCAAATAACATGGCCTCATATGCATCCATATCCCAATTGCATCCATATCACAAAACAAAGGCCTCAACTCGACAACTAGAAATTTCACTAAAGGTCCTATGGCGAAGCAAGATAGTGAACTCATGGCTACATTCCAACTGTTAATCCGATTGCTCTCGCTCTGAATCTGAACGTGAATACTTTGACTGCCCTGAATCTGAATGTGAATAGTTTTGACTCCTCTGAATCTGAATATTATTATGCACAAGTACAAAAAAATTCACAATTAGTCGGATTGGCATACTGCTAGATTTAAAAGGTGCGAAGCAAGAAGAATAATATTATTTGTGAGAAACATGAAGCTGATAGAAAGTTTTGGCTTATGTGTTTCGTATTTGGTTGTTCAATTCTTGGCAAATGTATGCTGCTAAATTTCATAAGCATACATGGGACTAAATAATTACAAATTCACCGAGACTAATAATTTGATCTATTGATAGAGCAAATAAGATTTTTCCCGTTATGCTTACTAGTTACACATTCACTCGTCCAGTTAATTTTAAAAATAATGGTTGTGGAATTTCACACAAACATGCGATTGGAATGCAGAAACTTCAAAATCTAGGAATACTGATAATTCGACTTACTGTCTTAAGAATGCCTATTTATCTTGATCTCGATTTGCTCAACAGGCACTCCACAGGAACTCAGAACCTTCACAATTTTGTGAACACGCTCATCTTTTTCATGGCATTTGATCTTGACATCCCTGAGATACTTCGATGCTAAAAATGGTTTTGTCGTATCGTAGCTTCTGTTTGTTCCTTCAGCATTTTGATATGGCTGTACAGTTTACGAAAATGCATGAATCTACAATGCAACTGAAACTTAATTCATCCTGAAAAATATGTACCATAATACTTAGAAAACTTATATATATACCATAAATAGTTGGAGGCAGAGCTTCTCGAGACTTGGTGACTGCTGGAGAAAGTAAAGTAGTGGGCGAAAATCAGGCTTCACACACCAATCATTGACTGACAAGGTTTTGAGCTTGTTAAATGCGGTGCACCACTTAAAATCTTTCCTGAAAACAGGAAACTGGGCAAACACAAAATATTAGATCATGTCAGATAACGTGACAAGAAGTTTCAATCAAACTGTACAGTATATATACAAACATATATACCATTTGAGGCTCGGCAATGAGCGCTAGATTAGTGATATCTGACAGGCGTCCAAGAAGCCAGGAACCATCCTCGCCGTCCCTATCGAAACTGTGATCAAGCTTAATAGATGCTGTTCGCAACGACGGCATGCTCCCAAACTCAGGAACAAACTGATGGCCGTCTGCCAGCTCCAGGTAGACGAGGCTCGGGCCAGAAACGAGAGCATGTTTCATAAAAGAGTAGTCGGTGATGCTCAGATATCGCATAGATGTTGACGATATGTTGACAGGACCGTAGTCGGTTGTATTTTGGAAGGTGCAGCGGTTCATCTTTATTGTCTGCAGGTTTGTGCAGGCCGAGAAATCCAGATCGGAAGGGATCGAGAGCAGCACGCCATCGAGCTCCAGCGTCGTAAGATGCGGAGAGGCGATGGAAGTGCTAAGCTGAACCCACTCGTGTTCGGCAATGCGATTAGCGGGGTCACGGTCGCCGAGCCGAAGCAGCCGAGCCTGGCACGACAAGGCGTACCGGGTCCACAGATCGGTGTACCGGGACCGCTCGCTTCCGTCGTCGGCGGAATAGTTGCCGCGGCCGTCGTACTCCGAGTAGGCCTCGATCTCGCACGCATGGAGACGCGTCCGGTCGCGGAGGATGATGAGATGGTTGACGAAGTCGTTGAGGTCGCGGCAGCTCTCGAAGGAGTCGACGCCGGTGATCCGCAGGGCCGGCACGGACTTCCACTGGTGGCGCCAGCGGCGGGCGAGCAGGCAGGTGCGCACGGCGTCGCGCGACGGCAGGAACGAGAGCACGTGCTGGAGTACCGCGTCCgggagcgcgcctaggcggtcgggcACAACCGTCGAATAGGGGATCCACCGGACGAACGGCGGACGCATGCTGTCGAACAGGTGATCCGCCGGACGCGGGGGGTGGTGGTTGCAAGCTGCATCGTATCCCTAGGGTTTTTGACAGCTTGTTAAGCGGGCCGCTATTGGATACCTGAGCCCGTGTGGGCTATTCCTCACCAAGTGAATCTTTTGTGAGCCCATGATCTGACCCTCATTTCTAAAGATTTCTTTAATGCACAAATCTAAGGTTTTTTTTAAGGGAATGCACAAATCTAACGTTGGTCCTTGTCTCCCTAAAAAACGTTGGTCCTCGTCCAAGACATTTTTTAGCTGATTATTATAAGGCTTGTTTTTTTGACAGTGTCCTTGCCGAAAGACTTGTTACACGTCTTAGATAGAGGATGGTAAAAATGGTGATAGATTGATAGGTCGCATTCCCGTGAAAAAGGTGATAAGTCTATACATCTACTATATCACTAAACTCCCTAGGGATAAAAGGCCTCACAATCAATTAAGGTGTCCAATTGGAATTGAGTCACCCGATtttgtgttgggaaacgtagcatgcaatttcaaacaaattcctacgctcacgcaagatctatctaaaagatgcatagcaacgtgaagggaagagtgtgtctacgtacccccgtagaccgaaaacggaagcgtttgacaacgcggttgatgtagtcgaacttcttctcgttccggccgttcaagcaccaaacgtacggtacCTTCGAGTTCTACACACTtttaactcgatgacgtccctcgaacaccTGATCCAGCGATgtatcgaggaagtagatgagttccgtcagcacggcagcgtggtgacggtgatggtgaagtaatccgcacagggcttcgcctaagcactacgagaatatgaccgagggtgtaatctgtggagggaggcgccgcacacggctaacatatattgttatgtgttctaggcgcccctccccatgtatatataggtgggaggggaggggagcagccttggggtgccccaagtaggagggatcGTACTTGGGCTCCTTCCtagccccccccttccttcttttggcgatgaggggaaggaaggaggaggtgccccccccccctgcgcgcccctttcctttctcccaccaaGGGGAAAGGCAGGAAGAGGTGGAgccccctcctttccttcctctagGGCCTGTGACCAGggaaaggggcgcaccagccccttgtgggctggtctgtccctcactcagcccattaagcccatatctttgccggggttgcccgaaactcctttccagtaacccgatatgtacccggtgtcgtggtaacgattccgacaataagagaggggtaggataaaggagcatgatctatcgagatgcatatgggtgacacggtggttttagcgagttcgtgcctctcacggtggagttgttttatcttagtatgtatccggagattacaatgaaaGGAGAACGGATGCccgtagtcctgagactaatggtgaaaaagaAAGAGAGATGGAAGAAAAGAGCcccccctagtctagtggtgggggtggcttatatagagtgcgccaccccctcacctcctatgttacaaagtggggcatgaatgccataatgccagcccactaccaagccctcaCCATAAGAATGATGTCGACTGCTTTGTTTACTGCTGGTCTtcatatatccgagtgagtcgtacggtcgagtggtgaactgtcatccgagtggatggtatactgcttggtcgagtggatagtatgctgcttgtccgagtggatagtatgtctgtatgaaatttatgtagacccacatgttgtgtggaccccatgctttatgatacttcgacccttcgtgggcctacctgttatgtgtatccccaacattagccctcgaatcgtttgcgattttgcagaacgagtttgtGAAAGACACAACTTGGCCCGAGTGATTATGGAAATACTCGGTACCTGTCATCGTACTTTCAAaaaaccaaggtttgaacaaaatctcaatggattctggCATTGCGCTTCCGACTGATCTGGGGTAAGTGCCcgcgaggagcaacttggtgacattcgatcATCTCTCGGAAGAGGTTAACTCGTGATCAGAATATGGATGTCTCATTAAATTTAGGCAACAAGATCGACGCATGGACTGCTCTCTCGgtgagatgccattcttatcccggaggaatGTCAATACGAGTCGGCtctagatccaaacttatgagtttcacgctttgagtcctagaagaaggctcaaaacaggtctACGGAGGAGCcttaaactcaccttatagcaatttttttggagtgatttgagctggtcctgcatcgagtaactgattactcggaatttcttcacgcctggaacgtgtcttttttaGTTGTTTGGCTgtcactcggaccgggcggaccgttccgaatggataccattccagtggggggcacgctgagtgcacccacttggtgtagtccccgagactgcagtcgactgcgggcagtcggcgggagtcttagagcctatctttttgttgttgtttatcACTCAGACTGGTCAGGccataccgagtggagattactccagtgggggcacacttagtgcacccattgggtgtagtccccgagaccgccatcgactgcgggcagtcggcggtggtctgagagaactaaaactctttTTAGCTGGTAccgatcgaacttgttcttctctcaGTTTGGTTTCTGTTTGCTTGATACAGCTTCTGAAGAGAAATCAACAGTCGACCAGTTGGAcgatccttgagcagcattgatcagctcatcaacaAGGCCcttagcaatggtcttgacgttcctgtctcaGTTCACCAGCAAGGCACtccgcaatggtcttgacgttcctgtcagccGTCTGCTTTGGCGCCAACCGTTGGATGGGCCTTTGacagtgcgcacaatctcgtccttcttcttgacggtgcagccctgAAGTGGTGGTCGTGGCCGACCCGCACTTTGCTAAGCCCccggagtgggaggattgctcatcactcggtaagatttttcaaacttaggcgagtactgg
It contains:
- the LOC119339469 gene encoding FBD-associated F-box protein At4g10400-like yields the protein MRPPFVRWIPYSTVVPDRLGALPDAVLQHVLSFLPSRDAVRTCLLARRWRHQWKSVPALRITGVDSFESCRDLNDFVNHLIILRDRTRLHACEIEAYSEYDGRGNYSADDGSERSRYTDLWTRYALSCQARLLRLGDRDPANRIAEHEWVQLSTSIASPHLTTLELDGVLLSIPSDLDFSACTNLQTIKMNRCTFQNTTDYGPVNISSTSMRYLSITDYSFMKHALVSGPSLVYLELADGHQFVPEFGSMPSLRTASIKLDHSFDRDGEDGSWLLGRLSDITNLALIAEPQMFPVFRKDFKWCTAFNKLKTLSVNDWCVKPDFRPLLYFLQQSPSLEKLCLQLFMPYQNAEGTNRSYDTTKPFLASKYLRDVKIKCHEKDERVHKIVKVLSSCGVPVEQIEIKINRHS